One window of Nocardia sp. NBC_00508 genomic DNA carries:
- a CDS encoding epoxide hydrolase family protein: MTSNTDIRPFRIEIPQADLDDLNDRLGRTRWSAQLPGAGWDRGVPVDYLRELAEYWRTEFDWRAQETALNKFPQFITNIDGLDVHFLHVRSPEPDATPLILTHGWPNSFVEFTETIGLLANPRAHGLDPAHTFHVVVPSVPGFAFSEGPREPGMTPGKVAAMWLVLMDRLGYQRFGAQGGDLGAYVAPELAIAAPDRVIGVHLDGGIGMPTEADVPTMTPDERAEWDLMQTWMTGVNHHVLLHHAPQTFAHAWTDSPVGLLGWLMQKFTEFAPLADRVEDVISRDHLLTNISLYWFTNTAASSSWPMYNGLGDRGFTWPKGQKAVPTGTYGGGSALMRRLAEQGNTIVHWPEGNTGNHFVAMECPDAHAADIRAFFTKLG, from the coding sequence ATGACCAGCAACACCGACATTCGCCCGTTCCGCATCGAGATCCCGCAGGCCGACCTGGACGACCTGAACGACCGGCTCGGCCGCACCCGCTGGTCGGCCCAGCTGCCCGGGGCGGGCTGGGATCGGGGCGTGCCGGTCGACTACCTGCGCGAGCTGGCCGAGTACTGGCGGACCGAGTTCGACTGGCGCGCACAGGAAACGGCGCTCAACAAGTTCCCGCAGTTCATCACGAACATCGACGGCCTCGACGTGCATTTCCTGCACGTGCGCTCGCCGGAGCCGGACGCCACGCCGCTGATCCTGACCCACGGCTGGCCGAACTCGTTCGTCGAATTCACCGAGACCATCGGCCTGCTGGCCAATCCGCGCGCGCACGGCCTCGACCCGGCGCATACATTTCACGTCGTGGTGCCTTCGGTGCCAGGTTTCGCGTTCTCCGAAGGACCGCGGGAACCGGGCATGACACCGGGGAAAGTAGCCGCGATGTGGCTCGTGCTGATGGATCGGCTCGGTTACCAGCGCTTCGGCGCCCAGGGCGGCGACCTCGGCGCCTACGTCGCGCCCGAACTCGCCATCGCCGCTCCGGACCGGGTGATCGGCGTGCACCTCGACGGCGGGATCGGGATGCCGACCGAGGCCGACGTACCCACCATGACACCGGACGAACGCGCCGAGTGGGACCTCATGCAGACCTGGATGACCGGCGTGAACCACCACGTGCTGCTGCACCACGCGCCGCAGACCTTCGCACACGCCTGGACCGACTCGCCGGTGGGCCTGCTCGGCTGGCTGATGCAGAAGTTCACCGAGTTCGCCCCGCTCGCCGACCGCGTCGAGGACGTGATCAGCCGTGACCACCTGCTGACCAACATCAGCCTGTACTGGTTCACCAACACCGCGGCCTCGTCGTCCTGGCCGATGTACAACGGCCTCGGCGACCGCGGGTTCACTTGGCCGAAAGGCCAGAAAGCGGTGCCCACCGGCACCTACGGCGGCGGCTCCGCACTGATGCGGCGACTCGCCGAACAGGGCAACACCATCGTGCACTGGCCGGAGGGCAACACCGGCAACCACTTCGTGGCGATGGAATGCCCGGACGCGCACGCCGCGGACATCCGCGCATTCTTCACCAAACTGGGCTGA
- a CDS encoding ESX secretion-associated protein EspG has protein sequence MGRVRVNWTLTPDQFALAWSRTDGDRIPYPLAVRLSARDAGERAAQQPALEHWCDQVLDADLEAALRVLAQPDLRIEVFGQRDPAPAPHTCAPREDGGPLTPPPASATDGDAPGAAARPVRILGAVSGNVAVVAAQRPGATPDRGGDVRLFVGGSKSLCARVVSMLPENAPGNLPRLTAPLAQVGQDSRNLVTVPVAGPSTPARIRRLLKQPREGIGQIVVSARRGAGEPRPFGVLCWIDVVADGRYAVRTGTDVDIVAVTAERFAAQLRPLVTAAARTSTAYAQR, from the coding sequence ATGGGCCGAGTACGAGTGAACTGGACGCTGACCCCGGACCAGTTCGCGCTGGCTTGGTCGCGCACCGACGGAGATCGAATCCCGTATCCCCTCGCGGTGCGCCTGTCCGCCCGCGACGCCGGCGAGCGCGCCGCGCAACAGCCCGCGCTCGAGCATTGGTGCGATCAGGTGCTGGACGCGGATCTGGAAGCGGCGCTGCGCGTTCTCGCGCAGCCGGACCTACGGATCGAGGTGTTCGGTCAGCGTGATCCGGCCCCCGCCCCGCACACCTGCGCTCCGCGCGAGGACGGCGGGCCGCTGACGCCACCCCCCGCATCGGCGACAGATGGCGACGCACCCGGCGCGGCGGCGCGACCGGTCCGGATTCTCGGCGCCGTCTCCGGGAACGTCGCGGTGGTCGCGGCGCAGCGCCCCGGTGCGACGCCCGACCGCGGCGGCGATGTGCGGTTGTTCGTCGGCGGCTCGAAAAGTCTGTGCGCGCGGGTGGTTTCGATGCTGCCGGAAAACGCCCCTGGCAACCTCCCGCGCCTGACGGCTCCCCTCGCGCAGGTCGGCCAAGACAGCCGCAACCTGGTGACCGTCCCGGTCGCCGGTCCGTCCACTCCGGCCCGGATCCGCAGGTTGCTGAAACAGCCGCGCGAAGGCATCGGCCAGATCGTCGTCTCCGCCCGCCGCGGCGCGGGCGAGCCGCGCCCGTTCGGCGTGCTGTGCTGGATCGACGTCGTCGCGGACGGCCGATACGCGGTGCGCACCGGCACCGACGTCGATATCGTCGCCGTCACCGCGGAGCGGTTCGCCGCCCAACTGCGCCCCCTGGTCACCGCGGCCGCACGCACGTCAACGGCCTACGCTCAGCGCTGA
- a CDS encoding nitroreductase/quinone reductase family protein → MVFDSKRGTYGRRNQSSGPVTRWLSKRMMNWHRRKGGKFQGMDVLVLTTTGAKTGQTRQTSLAWFPDGKDAWLIVASAAGARGNPAWFHNIAAHPDQVSAEFPDRTIHVVPSQLTGARRAAAWERITAAEPRYAKYQQATDRVLPIIRLVPAE, encoded by the coding sequence ATGGTGTTCGACAGCAAACGCGGAACCTATGGCCGACGCAACCAGTCCTCCGGGCCGGTCACTCGATGGCTCAGCAAGCGCATGATGAACTGGCATCGGCGCAAAGGCGGGAAATTTCAGGGAATGGATGTGCTCGTCCTCACCACGACAGGTGCCAAGACGGGACAGACGCGGCAGACGTCGCTGGCCTGGTTCCCGGATGGTAAGGACGCGTGGCTGATCGTCGCCTCGGCGGCCGGAGCACGAGGTAATCCCGCGTGGTTCCACAATATCGCGGCGCACCCGGACCAGGTCTCAGCCGAGTTTCCCGATCGGACGATTCATGTTGTGCCGTCGCAACTCACCGGCGCGCGCAGAGCGGCTGCCTGGGAGCGGATCACCGCGGCCGAGCCCCGCTACGCGAAGTATCAGCAGGCCACCGATCGTGTCCTCCCGATTATCCGACTCGTTCCCGCGGAATAG
- a CDS encoding PPE domain-containing protein, whose product MRKMPRAGERATHRRTDPAYSPNVEVFDNLTHAEIHAKVQLLQPAVLAGGQQAWGDAAANLADAIFQAHNAIRAAIADGWRGAAAENADAVVRVFEQSGQDLADVFAVVSQRLGQAGDAAEALRAAVSEPSGGTPDLGAALLDPDQATSNVEGQKASEHARQDVVRAMNDIYAGVFIRTGTDVPAFPDEADDDPTPAPSTATPASKVAANVSISPDAQSIPLEHTPQRPSWTTDPSAAPTDRVLAEDSPTTTTAGVTQAGTTITGDTPATTTPRVVPAADTPPSTVPAASGIRTVPTASSSGPATAPASVGNESVIVPGAGSQLPPEEQRKRDERRKDNDSNNAVTGLGAGAVGGLMGGALAAADTPRSGASPAANAAGARAVSVDDEDDEFDLDDLPTFLEPSDDGGDLIGSLDPTTPPVLGEWAEYE is encoded by the coding sequence ATGCGTAAGATGCCGCGCGCCGGTGAGCGGGCGACCCATCGGCGCACCGACCCCGCGTACTCGCCGAACGTAGAGGTCTTCGACAACCTCACCCACGCGGAGATCCACGCCAAGGTCCAGCTGCTGCAGCCCGCTGTGCTGGCGGGCGGCCAGCAGGCCTGGGGCGACGCCGCGGCCAATCTCGCCGACGCGATATTCCAGGCGCACAACGCGATTCGCGCCGCCATCGCCGACGGCTGGCGCGGCGCCGCGGCCGAGAACGCGGACGCCGTGGTGCGCGTGTTCGAGCAGAGCGGCCAAGACCTCGCTGACGTCTTCGCCGTGGTCTCGCAACGCCTCGGCCAGGCAGGCGACGCGGCGGAGGCGCTGCGTGCCGCGGTGTCCGAACCTTCCGGCGGCACGCCGGATCTCGGTGCGGCGCTGCTCGATCCGGATCAGGCGACCAGCAATGTCGAGGGCCAGAAGGCGAGCGAGCACGCACGCCAGGATGTCGTGCGCGCGATGAATGACATCTACGCGGGCGTATTCATCCGGACCGGCACCGACGTGCCCGCGTTCCCCGATGAGGCGGACGACGACCCGACACCTGCGCCATCCACCGCCACACCGGCGAGCAAAGTAGCCGCAAACGTCTCGATTTCGCCTGACGCGCAGTCGATTCCGCTCGAACACACCCCGCAGCGCCCGAGCTGGACGACGGATCCGAGCGCGGCCCCAACCGACCGGGTCCTCGCCGAGGACAGCCCCACGACGACCACCGCAGGCGTCACGCAGGCGGGTACCACGATCACGGGCGATACTCCGGCGACGACCACTCCCCGGGTTGTGCCCGCCGCCGACACACCGCCCTCGACGGTCCCGGCCGCGTCCGGGATCCGCACCGTTCCCACCGCGAGCTCATCCGGACCGGCGACCGCCCCCGCATCGGTGGGCAACGAGTCGGTCATCGTGCCGGGCGCGGGCAGCCAGCTCCCACCAGAGGAGCAACGCAAGCGTGACGAGCGGCGCAAAGACAACGACAGCAATAATGCGGTCACCGGCCTCGGCGCGGGCGCGGTGGGCGGTCTGATGGGCGGTGCGCTGGCCGCGGCCGACACCCCGCGCTCGGGGGCGAGCCCGGCCGCGAACGCGGCGGGCGCGCGGGCGGTCTCCGTCGACGACGAAGACGACGAGTTCGACCTGGACGATCTCCCCACCTTCCTGGAGCCCTCCGACGACGGCGGTGACCTCATCGGGTCGCTCGACCCGACCACGCCGCCCGTGCTGGGCGAATGGGCCGAGTACGAGTGA
- a CDS encoding helix-turn-helix transcriptional regulator has product MNDTPARLLRLLSLLQTPREWPGSELAERLGVTDRTVRRDIDRLRELGYPVAATLGAAGGYRLVAGAAMPPLLVEDDEAVAIAVGLRAAAGSAVAGIEEASVRALAKLEQVLPAKLRRRVRVLGTALTPPTDDGPAVDPEVLATLAATVTNRERVRFAYRAEAGTETRRNIEPVGLVPLRRRWYLVGYDLDRADWRVYRVDRISRPQPTAARFTPRPLPAADAAAYVTGSRTDWGTPAFRIRATVDAPVHRVAGRLGDGPGEVVAINEHSCRIDAVRDDSPEWLAHRLLGLGADFQVSEPPELIAQLRVIAHRIDRAVTTNPGPSTGARRAR; this is encoded by the coding sequence GTGAACGACACCCCAGCCCGATTGCTCCGCCTCCTGTCGCTGCTGCAGACTCCCCGCGAATGGCCGGGCAGCGAACTGGCCGAACGCCTCGGCGTCACCGACCGCACGGTGCGCCGCGATATCGACCGCCTGCGCGAACTCGGCTATCCGGTGGCCGCGACGCTGGGCGCGGCGGGCGGCTACCGGCTGGTGGCGGGCGCGGCCATGCCGCCGCTGCTGGTCGAGGACGACGAGGCCGTCGCCATCGCGGTCGGGTTGCGCGCGGCGGCCGGGTCCGCCGTGGCCGGAATCGAGGAAGCGTCGGTCCGGGCCCTGGCCAAACTCGAGCAGGTGCTGCCCGCGAAATTACGGCGCAGGGTACGGGTCCTGGGCACCGCGTTGACCCCGCCCACCGACGACGGCCCCGCGGTGGACCCCGAAGTACTCGCCACGCTCGCCGCGACCGTGACCAACCGGGAGCGGGTGCGTTTCGCCTATCGCGCCGAGGCAGGCACCGAAACCCGGCGCAATATCGAGCCGGTGGGCCTGGTGCCCCTCCGGCGGCGCTGGTATCTGGTCGGCTACGACCTCGACCGCGCCGACTGGCGGGTCTATCGCGTCGACCGGATCTCCCGTCCACAGCCCACCGCCGCGCGCTTCACCCCGCGCCCACTACCCGCCGCCGACGCCGCCGCCTACGTGACCGGGAGCCGAACCGACTGGGGCACACCGGCATTCCGGATTCGAGCGACCGTAGACGCCCCGGTCCACCGGGTAGCGGGGCGGCTGGGCGACGGTCCAGGCGAGGTCGTCGCGATCAATGAGCACTCCTGCCGGATCGATGCGGTCCGGGACGACTCGCCGGAATGGCTGGCGCACCGGCTCCTCGGGCTGGGAGCGGACTTCCAGGTGTCCGAGCCACCGGAGCTGATCGCACAACTGCGCGTCATCGCTCATCGGATCGACCGCGCGGTGACCACGAATCCAGGGCCGAGCACCGGCGCCAGACGAGCTCGATAA
- a CDS encoding antibiotic biosynthesis monooxygenase family protein, whose amino-acid sequence MTDNGITFINVLEIPAEQIDEFIENWHERAKIMREAPGFRDVRLHRALLPHARFQLVNVAHWDSAEACAAAGANATVVASVDAARQVASANPALYEVVAEYL is encoded by the coding sequence ATGACGGACAACGGAATCACCTTCATCAACGTCCTGGAAATACCTGCCGAGCAGATCGACGAATTCATCGAGAACTGGCACGAACGGGCAAAGATCATGCGGGAGGCACCCGGCTTCCGGGACGTACGTCTGCACCGGGCGCTCCTGCCGCACGCACGATTCCAACTCGTCAACGTCGCCCACTGGGACAGTGCCGAAGCCTGCGCAGCCGCCGGGGCCAACGCGACGGTCGTAGCGTCGGTGGACGCTGCCAGGCAGGTCGCCAGCGCAAACCCGGCACTCTACGAAGTCGTGGCCGAATACCTCTGA
- a CDS encoding alpha/beta hydrolase, whose translation MPFFDGARGRMHYRRWPIENPLCTVVLLPGIGQNTGHYHRFARAMRPTEAEVWALDTSGHGLSEGDPERPGTLTELVDDATRLVGLVRADQPRLPVILMGHSLGAVTALAMLGAAVPDSGEAIPDSAAFARDYPLRPALPPHELAGLVLSGVPKRALGGGVPGAPGTPLPRALPVLAVHGVDDRRAPIDAIRVWTSRHESVDLRQYTDAGHDLLHEPVHTRVTADIADWIQGVVVGLARHP comes from the coding sequence ATGCCATTCTTCGACGGCGCGCGCGGCCGGATGCACTATCGGCGGTGGCCGATCGAAAACCCGCTGTGCACGGTGGTCTTGCTACCCGGCATCGGTCAGAACACCGGGCATTATCACCGCTTCGCCCGCGCGATGCGACCCACCGAGGCCGAGGTATGGGCGCTGGATACCTCCGGACATGGACTGAGCGAGGGCGACCCGGAGCGGCCGGGCACCCTGACGGAGCTGGTGGACGACGCGACGCGCCTCGTCGGGCTGGTCCGGGCCGACCAGCCGCGGCTGCCGGTGATCCTGATGGGCCACTCGCTCGGCGCGGTCACGGCACTGGCCATGCTCGGCGCCGCGGTGCCGGATTCGGGGGAGGCGATACCGGATTCGGCCGCCTTCGCGCGGGACTACCCGCTGCGGCCCGCACTCCCCCCACATGAGCTGGCGGGACTCGTGCTGTCCGGCGTCCCGAAGCGCGCGCTGGGCGGCGGCGTTCCCGGCGCGCCGGGAACGCCACTGCCACGCGCACTTCCGGTGCTCGCGGTGCACGGTGTAGACGATCGGCGCGCGCCGATCGATGCAATCAGGGTATGGACTAGCCGCCACGAATCGGTAGATTTACGGCAGTACACCGACGCAGGGCACGACCTGCTGCACGAGCCGGTGCACACGCGGGTCACTGCCGACATCGCGGACTGGATACAGGGTGTCGTCGTGGGGTTGGCACGGCATCCTTGA
- a CDS encoding SMP-30/gluconolactonase/LRE family protein: MSAAAVALAGAFAPVASAAPSVASCGPAVAATAVPAGLPLLDWAENLGYDAQGNLWVSRLNRNEVQRYDAAGRLTAAVPVEFPGAVRPGPDGLLYVVYGDAPISVVRPGGVIRFDPSAAAPKPEVFVSGFTMPNGAAFDPSGNLYVAGLSGVVKVGPNGVVDAAWGKPVAGLAANGAAVHDDMLYVTANGGPLGRIVRIPLAAPADRSTVADLSSPLAGLPDFADDLLVDPAGVLYVTTLTGQLVRVDPADGAACAVLDSQPMTAVAAVPGRSDELLASTENGAILRIHLAR; the protein is encoded by the coding sequence TTGTCCGCCGCCGCGGTAGCCCTTGCCGGTGCGTTCGCGCCGGTCGCCTCCGCGGCCCCGTCGGTCGCCTCCTGCGGCCCCGCCGTGGCGGCTACCGCCGTGCCCGCCGGGCTGCCGTTGCTCGACTGGGCGGAGAACCTGGGGTACGACGCGCAGGGCAATCTGTGGGTCTCCCGGCTCAACCGCAACGAGGTCCAGCGCTACGACGCCGCGGGCAGGCTCACCGCGGCCGTCCCGGTGGAATTTCCCGGCGCCGTGCGGCCGGGCCCGGATGGACTGCTCTACGTCGTCTACGGTGACGCGCCGATCAGCGTTGTTCGTCCCGGCGGGGTGATCCGCTTCGATCCGAGCGCGGCCGCGCCGAAGCCGGAAGTCTTCGTCTCCGGCTTCACGATGCCGAATGGCGCGGCATTCGACCCGAGCGGAAACCTCTACGTCGCAGGGCTTTCCGGCGTGGTCAAGGTCGGTCCGAACGGAGTCGTCGACGCCGCTTGGGGCAAGCCCGTGGCCGGACTCGCCGCCAACGGCGCCGCCGTGCACGACGACATGCTGTACGTGACCGCCAACGGCGGCCCGCTCGGCCGGATCGTCCGCATCCCGCTCGCCGCGCCCGCCGACCGCAGCACCGTCGCCGACCTCTCCTCGCCGCTGGCCGGCCTGCCGGATTTCGCCGACGACCTCCTGGTCGACCCGGCGGGTGTCCTCTACGTGACCACTCTGACCGGCCAGCTGGTCCGCGTCGATCCCGCGGACGGCGCCGCGTGCGCCGTCCTCGACAGCCAGCCCATGACCGCCGTCGCCGCCGTTCCCGGCCGCTCGGACGAACTGCTCGCGAGCACTGAAAACGGCGCCATCCTCCGCATCCACCTCGCCCGCTGA
- a CDS encoding helix-turn-helix domain-containing protein, with translation MDSGSTLPRRQLGRYLREARTALNLSQERVAELTGVSSSVVQRVEKGISTRLKAHELQAICEVLEMSREMTDAMTGLLQQGGEMNWWHEYGHLIPATFDVYVGLETAARKLAVYQPSLVHGLLQTADYARALIEVGTPGESAAERDRRVELRMKRQTILTRRHCPLMLDVVLHEAALRSAIGGPKIMSAQNRHLAEIGKLPNVTLRALPFSAGAPVGHPVGQFATLEFDRDAKGVPVSPPIVYLETFTACMYLEKPNDLHRYDEVHDSIRRASLNETESRSLLRQVAKEFSA, from the coding sequence CGGCGCTCAATCTCTCGCAGGAGCGGGTGGCCGAACTGACAGGGGTGAGTTCTTCGGTGGTGCAACGGGTCGAGAAGGGCATATCGACACGGCTGAAAGCCCACGAGCTACAAGCGATTTGCGAAGTACTCGAAATGTCGCGGGAGATGACCGATGCAATGACCGGGCTACTCCAGCAAGGCGGCGAGATGAACTGGTGGCACGAATACGGCCACCTCATCCCCGCAACCTTCGACGTGTACGTCGGCCTCGAGACCGCAGCGCGGAAGCTGGCCGTGTACCAGCCATCGCTGGTACACGGTCTGCTTCAGACCGCAGACTACGCCCGGGCTCTCATAGAGGTTGGCACACCCGGGGAGAGCGCCGCAGAACGTGACCGCCGCGTTGAACTCCGGATGAAACGCCAAACGATCCTTACCAGAAGGCACTGTCCCCTCATGCTGGATGTCGTTCTACACGAGGCGGCACTGCGCAGCGCTATCGGCGGCCCCAAGATCATGTCCGCACAGAATCGGCATCTCGCGGAGATTGGAAAGCTACCCAATGTGACGCTCCGGGCGCTGCCCTTCTCTGCTGGCGCACCGGTCGGTCATCCCGTCGGACAGTTCGCCACTCTCGAGTTCGATAGAGATGCCAAAGGCGTGCCCGTCTCACCCCCAATCGTCTATCTAGAGACATTCACGGCGTGCATGTACCTGGAGAAACCGAACGATCTGCATCGGTACGATGAGGTGCACGACAGCATTCGACGTGCATCGCTCAATGAGACAGAGAGCAGGAGCCTGCTCCGGCAGGTAGCGAAGGAGTTCTCAGCATGA
- a CDS encoding MarR family winged helix-turn-helix transcriptional regulator, which yields MSRPSPAMLSWRNLHLVHTAVGQQLDARLTAEAACSLVEHDLMAWLATESDGLRMGDLAKALAVTPGGLTRIVDRLAKRAWVVRGPVERNRREVRATLSPEGRVALRKARRVYGSVLAETLAAQLSEEELETLGRLSGKVLDGIMPNRQA from the coding sequence ATGAGCCGACCGAGCCCCGCCATGCTCAGCTGGCGCAACCTCCACCTGGTCCATACCGCGGTGGGACAGCAGTTGGACGCCCGCCTCACCGCGGAGGCCGCGTGCTCACTAGTCGAGCACGACCTGATGGCCTGGCTGGCAACCGAGTCGGACGGCCTGCGGATGGGTGATCTGGCGAAGGCGCTCGCCGTCACTCCTGGCGGGCTCACGCGGATCGTCGACCGATTGGCGAAGCGCGCGTGGGTGGTCCGCGGACCAGTGGAGCGCAACCGCAGGGAGGTGCGGGCGACGCTATCCCCCGAGGGGCGTGTCGCGCTGCGAAAGGCCCGCCGCGTCTACGGTTCGGTCCTTGCGGAAACGCTGGCGGCGCAGTTGTCCGAAGAGGAGCTGGAAACCCTCGGCCGACTGTCCGGCAAGGTGCTCGACGGAATCATGCCGAATCGGCAGGCCTGA
- a CDS encoding DUF397 domain-containing protein, protein MTADLSGATWFKSSHSATQSDCVEVAFLDGGSVGVRDSKNPTGPALVFTPGEWDAFTTGVIVREFHRH, encoded by the coding sequence ATGACTGCCGACCTATCCGGAGCCACGTGGTTCAAGAGCAGCCACAGCGCCACCCAGTCCGACTGTGTCGAGGTCGCCTTCCTCGACGGAGGTTCGGTTGGCGTACGTGACAGCAAGAACCCAACCGGTCCGGCGCTGGTCTTCACCCCTGGCGAATGGGACGCTTTCACCACCGGGGTCATCGTCAGAGAGTTCCACCGACACTAG